In Pseudobacter ginsenosidimutans, the following are encoded in one genomic region:
- a CDS encoding DUF6786 family protein, with translation MIIASCQDSPESSSVHFEKGSFGHDLQFLLQHDSVIVLTSEDEQAQVIVSPKYQAKVFTSTATGANGSSFGWIHYKAFTEAPDPHMNAYGGENRFWLGPEGGPYSLYFAPGTPMTFDNWHTPAPIDSEAWSLTQQSKHAVHLQKEMQLVNYAGTSLSLRADRSITLLEADTISRLLGLIPDTSVKAVGYRTDNAITNTGTNAWNEKTGMPCIWMLDMFNPSEQAVILIPYDSNAVKAGEKIANTGYFGEIDPARIKYHKGVVCFRADGKSRGKMGIVPGKAKPLAGSYDATKKILTITFFDLDRNGKYLNQEWKTNVLPFSGDAVNAYNDGPLADGSQMGPFYEIESVSPAALLQPGEKIDHQHTVLHLTGPEQYLDAIVKKLFGLSIQEIPSFQ, from the coding sequence ATGATCATCGCCTCCTGCCAGGATAGTCCTGAATCCTCTTCTGTCCATTTTGAAAAAGGATCTTTTGGCCACGACCTGCAATTCCTTCTTCAGCATGATAGTGTGATAGTGCTTACATCGGAAGATGAACAAGCGCAGGTGATCGTCTCTCCTAAATACCAGGCCAAGGTATTCACTTCAACCGCCACCGGTGCAAATGGGAGTAGCTTTGGCTGGATCCATTACAAAGCCTTTACGGAAGCGCCTGACCCGCATATGAATGCTTATGGTGGTGAGAACCGCTTCTGGCTTGGTCCGGAAGGTGGCCCTTATTCATTGTATTTTGCACCGGGAACTCCCATGACCTTTGATAACTGGCATACACCAGCGCCCATCGATTCGGAAGCCTGGAGCCTGACCCAACAAAGCAAGCATGCTGTGCACCTGCAAAAAGAAATGCAGCTCGTCAATTATGCAGGAACAAGTTTATCCCTTCGCGCAGACCGCAGCATTACGCTCCTGGAAGCGGACACTATCAGCCGATTGCTGGGACTGATCCCTGATACTTCGGTTAAGGCTGTGGGTTATCGGACAGACAATGCCATCACCAATACAGGTACAAATGCCTGGAACGAGAAAACAGGAATGCCCTGCATCTGGATGCTGGATATGTTCAATCCTTCAGAACAGGCAGTGATCCTGATCCCTTACGATTCCAATGCAGTGAAAGCAGGAGAAAAAATTGCAAATACAGGATACTTCGGTGAAATAGATCCTGCCCGCATCAAATATCACAAAGGCGTAGTTTGTTTCAGGGCGGATGGTAAATCGAGAGGAAAGATGGGGATTGTGCCCGGCAAGGCAAAACCGCTGGCGGGTAGTTATGATGCAACAAAAAAGATCCTTACCATTACCTTCTTCGATCTGGATCGCAATGGGAAATACCTTAACCAGGAATGGAAAACGAACGTACTACCCTTCAGTGGTGATGCTGTGAATGCTTACAACGACGGGCCTTTGGCAGATGGTTCTCAAATGGGACCCTTCTATGAGATCGAAAGTGTATCGCCTGCAGCATTGCTTCAGCCTGGTGAGAAGATCGATCACCAGCATACCGTACTTCATTTAACAGGACCTGAACAATACCTGGATGCAATTGTGAAAAAATTGTTCGGACTGTCTATCCAGGAAATTCCATCATTTCAATAA